Sequence from the Lysobacter capsici genome:
GCGGTTGTAGCCGGTCTTGATCGCGCTGTTCGAAGTGGACTGCACGGCCGCGCGGATGCTGTTGAGGCGGGTTTGGGTAACCAGCAGGCCGGGATGCTTGAATGGCGGAACCGCCTGGGTGGACAGTTCGCCCGCGAGGCCGATCGCGGCGATATCGTGCGCCGACGCATGCGCGGCAACGACTTCGTGATCGGCCGCGTAAGCCGCGCCGGCCCAGCAGGTCAGCAACGTCAAGGCCATAACGGTGAAACGAAGTTTCGCGGTGCGCAGCTTGCGGGTGCGTGACATAAGCATCCTCGTTCGAGTCGTCGTACGTTTGGGGGAGGCAGCGTCGATCGCGAACCCGCGCGCGTGGCGAGTCCGTACAAAAAACCAGTCGATGGTCCGGTGCCGCGACGGCGGTCATCATCGCCGCGCTGCGCGATGCCGGGCCATGGCGTCGCGCGCGAGACGACAGGGGTTTTCAGTCGGGTGCGTGAGTCATGTTGCACGACTCAAAAAGCGAAAGTTGCGACTCGCTGTGGATATGCGGCGTTGCCGAGGGCGCGAAAACACAGGTCGGTTTCGCAGTTCCGCATTCTGATCGCGGTCCGGCTTGCACGCGCGAGCCGAGCGGCGTACTGGCATCGCTAAACGCATCTGTCGATCCGCCGCCGGGCTTGAGATCGGTCGTTCACGCGGATATCGGCGAGTCGTCGCATCCGATACGTGAGCGCGGACGCGAAAACACGCGATGACCGAGGCGCTCGCCGACCTCAAGCCTGGGCTCGCAGTGCATTGCGGCGCCTCGGCGCGAGCGGCGCAATACGGCAGTCGGCCGATCCCGGTCAGGCAGAACGTCGCCAGCCAAATCGCGGTTCAGCGCTGCGGATAATTCGCGGCCGGCGCGGTATTGGCAATTGCCTCGGAACGAGCCATCGGCTTGGTGTCGCCTCATCTGGCAGCGTGCCTTGCGCAACAGATCGCCGCAGAGGCAACCGACCCGACTTCAACGAACCACGACCGAAAGCCCGGGACCCCCGGGCTTCGTCGTTTCCGCGCAATGATCCGCGGGCTTTCGTTGATGCGACGCAACGCGCCTCACGGCGACGGCGACGAATCCATCACTGGATGACATAACCGGAAAACCGCCACATGCCGTCTTCATCCCGACGCAGGGATACCAGTTCCTTCGCCAGTCGCTTGCTCTGGAACTGACTGGAGAATTCGATGCTGGCGTACAAACCCGCCGGAAGCTGGCCGCCGTCGGTCACGAGCTCGCGCCGCACCGCGATCCAGTTGCGCGAGTTGGCCGCGCCCAGCGGCTTGCGGGTCTTGCCGACATGGCCGACGAATTCATCGCGCCTGGCCGTACGCTTGGTCACGGCGGACGCGTTGTCCCAGAGCACGCCGGCCTGATCGCGATCGATCGCCTGCAATATCTGCAGCGCGCTGTTGGCCAGGGTATTGGGGTCGATGTCGCGGGCGGCCGCCTGTTGCGGCGCCGGGGCCGAGCGCGGCGCCTGAGCTTGCCCCTGGGCGATCGCCGCGCCGGACAGGATGCACAACGCCATCGCCACCGTCGTCGTGATTCGTTTCATAGCCTTACCTCGGTCGTTGCATGATGGATGGAACGGTGGACAAACCCGCATCGTGCCGGCGCTGGATTCTCAGGCGACTCACTGCTCCACGTCGGCCACGATCTCGACCCGGCGATTGGGCTGCAGGCAGGCGATCAACGCGGCTCGCTCCGCGCGAGCATCGCAGTCGCCGATCACGGGTTCCGACTCGCCCCGGCCTTCGGCCGAAATCGATCGCGCCGGCACGCCTTCGTCGATCAACAACCCACGCACCGTCTGCGCGCGTCTTTGCGACAGCGCCTGATTGGCCTGCTCGCTGCCGATGCTGTCGGTATGCCCGATCACCCGCACGTTGCGCAGGCCCTTTGCATCGCGCAGTTCCGCCGCGATGCGCGCGATTTCGGCGCGACCGCTCGACTGCAGATCGCCGCGACCGGACTGCCCGAACGCGAACAACGCATCGGCGGACAGCGAAAAACGCCGGGGCGCGGCGGCGGGCGGCGCCGACGGCGGCGCCGCCGCGACCGGCTCGCGCAGCAGGTCGCCGCAATCCTGCGGCAGCCAGTAGAAACTGCGCGCCAGATAGTTGCGGTCGAAAATCACCTTGTACTGGCATGTGGTCACCCCGCCATCGCGACGGAAGTGAAACAGGTAGTCCCACTCCCGCACGCCGGCATAGCCTTCGCGGAAGTGCGGACGCCCCAGCAGGTGATAGAGCTGCTCCTTGGTCACGCCGGCGGCCACTTGGCGCAGACTTTCCACGTTGGGGAACGTTCCCTCTTTCAGGATCGCCCGCTCCTTCGCCGGAAACACCACCTCGGCCGGCACTCCATCGGCGGAAATGTCGCGACTGACGTGTCGGGTGCCACAAGCGGACAACAGTCCTATCGCGATACTGCACACGATCGCTGCGCCAGCGAACCGGTTGGCTTGCATTGGAGATTCCTCGCTGTGACTGATGGCCGCCGGTCGCCGCGCCTGTCGCCGCGCCGCCGGGCAGTGTTCTGATTCGTCTGGATCGTTCGACCAAGACAAGGTCGAACGATCCGCTCGCGTTCGGATATCGCGCCCCGCCCGAACGCGCGGCGCGCGGTGCTTCACCACTGGATACCGGCGCCGACCGAGAAGCCCCAGTCGCGCGCGGTGTTTCCGCTCGCCTGGGCCTTGTAGACCCAGCGGCCGTTCTCGGTGATGCCCGACAAGCCCACCGCCATGCCGTATTCGCCCTGATAGCCGCCGGCCGCCAGCGCGAGCATGCTCTTGCCCGGCAGATAGGCCTGCGGCAGACCCGCCATCGCCATCGCCGAGGACGTGCCGGCGCGGAAGTCGCGGCGCAGCGCCCACACATCGTTGTCGAATTTCTGGAAGCGCGCGTCGGTGTAGGCCTTGGATTGATCGACCGCGGAGCTCACCCCGGCGTTGAGCTGGCTGACGTTGACCGCGTCGGTGCCGGCGATGCCGGGCGCCACGCCGGTGATGGTGCGGCCGCCGATGTTGACCTCGCCGGTGGAGCTGCTGTTGCCCACGTAGGCGGCGTTGTAACCGCTCTGCGCGCCCACCGTGGTCGCCGATCCGGAACCCAGCGCGACGCTGTTGGCATGGCTCGCCGTCGCGCCGGTACCCACCGCGGTGCTGCCGGCGCCGCTGGCGGTGCTCTGGTTGCCCACCGCCAGCGCGTTGTTGCCGCTGGCCACCGCGCCGTTGCCGCCCGCCGACGAGTTGGTGCCGGTCGGTTGCGGCTTGACGATGCTGCCCTCCTGGCTGACCTGGAACATGCCGTCGGAACCGTTCTGCACGCTGGTGATGCGGCCGTCGAAGGTATTGACGGTATTGGTCAGATTGGCGACGTTGCCTTCGACCTGGGTGATGCGGCCATCGAAGCTGTTGACCGTGCCGCTCAGGTTGGCGATATCGCCTTCGACGTTGGTCACGCGTCCGTCCAGCGCGTTGACCGCCTGGTTGGTCGCGTGCAGCTGCGAGCCGTTGACCGCATCGGTCGAGGTCTCCGACAAGCGTCCCGCGGCGACGTTGGTGAGGGTGCGTTCGGCGCCCACGCCGCCCACGCTCACCGTTCCCACCGGCGCGGCGCCGGCGAAGTTGTAGGTGGTGCCGGCGATGGTGGCGCTGGCGGTGCCCACCGCCGCGCTGGTGGTGGAACCCGCGCCCAATGCGACGCTGTTGGCGTCGCCCGCGGTGGCGCCGGTGCCGATCGCCACCGCATCGGCGGCGGTGGCGCTGGCGTTCACGCCCGAGGCGATCGCGCCGGTCGCGGTGGCGCCGTTGTTGGCGTAGTTGCCGCCCTGCACGCCGCCGTCGTTGACGCTGTAGTAATGCGCGGTGCCGGAGGACACCGCCTGATTCAACTGATCCAGATTCACCGCATCGCTGCCGTTGACGCCGGCGGCCACGTTGGTGATGGTGGTGCCGCCGGCGTTGATGCCGACATTGGTGATGCTGGGGCCGCCGGCGATGCTCAGGCCGTTGGTGGTGATCGTGGTATTGCCGACCACCACGCTGTTGAAACTCGGGTCCGGCACCACGCCGACCGTCAAGGTGCCGGTGGCGTCGTCGTAGGCGACCGTGGCGTTGCTGCCGGCGGCCACGGTCAAGGTTTCGTTGGGCGCGATATTGCCGCTGTTGGCGCCGGCGGTGATGTTCCAGCCGGCGGTGGCATTGTTGTTCACCTGGGTCAGCGCGTCCTGCACGTTGGTGTAGCTGTTGCCGCCCACCGCGAGCCCCGCGGTCACCGTGTGCGTGGTCGGGTCGTAGACCGAGGTACCGCCCAGCGATGCGGCGGTGCTGTTGCCCAACTGATCCAGATTGACGCCGAGCGCGCTCACCGCCTGGTTGGTGGAGAACAACTGCGAACCGTTGATCGCGTCGGTGGAACCGCCCGACACCCGGCCCGCGGCGACGTTGGTGATGGTGCGTTCGGCGCCGACCGCGCCGACACTGACCGTGCTGGTCGGCGTGGTTCCGGCGTAGTTGTAGGTCACCCCGTCAATGGTGTCGCTGCTCGTCGCCACGACGGCGCCGGTGATCGAACCCGAGCCCAGCGCCACATCGCCGGCCTGCGTGCCCGCGATCGCGCCGTTGCCCAAGGCCGTGCCGCTGGCGACCGTCGCGCTGGCGCCCACGCCCGCGGCCAAGGCGTTGACGCCGCTCGCGCCGTCGTTGTCGTAGTTGCCGCCGACGACGCCGTTGTCGTTGACGCTGTAGTAATGCATGGTCGCCGCCCGCGCCGCGGCGGTCAGCTGCGCCACGTTGACCGCATCGGTGTCCTGCGTGCCCGCCGCCACGCCGGTGATCTGGCGGGTGTCGGTGCCGTTACCGATGCTCACCGCGCCCAAGGTGCTGCGCCAGGTCGGCGAGGTATCGGTGGAAGGCAGGCCGGTGATCGGGTCGTACCCGGCCACGCCGGCGGCGGTGCCGGCCACCGAGCCGCGGCCCAGGGCCACGCCGTCGACAGCGGTCACCGACGTGTTGCTGCCCAGCGCGGTGGCGCCGGACACATCGGCGATGGCGTTGCGGCCCAACGCCGCGCCGGCCACGAGCGCCGGATCGATCACGCCGCCGTTGTAGGTCGCGTTGGCGCCGTCGCCGAACGCCGCGCCGCCGTTGCCGGCGCGCGTCGATGCGCCCATCGCGACCGAACCGGTGGCGCTGGCATTGGCGCCGATCGCGATGGCGTTGACTCCGCTCGCGGCCGCATTCAATCCCACCGCGACCGCGCCGGTGGCGCTGGCGTTGGCGGTGTTGCCGATGGCGAGCGCGCTTTCCGCCGACGCCGAACTCAAGCGGCCCAAGGCGGTGGAATACTGGCCGGTGGCGTTGGCGTCGTAACCGGCGGCCAGGGCCGAGGTCGCGGTCGCATCGGCGAAGTGGCCGATGGCCACCGCCTGGCTGCCGGTCGCGGTCGAGACCATGCCCAGCGCGACCGCGTAGGCATCGGTCGCGCGCGACGTATCGCCGATCGCCACCGCGCCGTTGCCGCCGGCCAGGGACGCGCCGCCGATGGCGATGCCCAGGCGGACATTGGCGGTGGCGCCGACACCGATCGCGATGGTGTTCTGGGCCGAGGACAGACTGTTGATGCCCAGCGCCACCAAGCCGCCGGTGATCGCCTGGGCGTTGGTGCCTATGGCGACGCCGTTGTCCTGGCTCGCGGTCGCGCCGAAGCCGGCGGCATACGAAGCCACGCCGGTCGCGGTGGCGTTCACACCCGACGCGATCGCATTCACGCCGGTGGCGCCGTCGTTGTTGTAGTTGCCGCCGACCACGCCGTTGTCGTTGACGCTGTAGTAATGCGTGCGCACCGCGTCAGTGGCGTCGGTCAGCTGACTGACGTTGACCGCGTCGGTGCCGGCCACGCCCGGCGCGACGTTGTTGATGACCAAGCCGCCGGCGTTGATGCCGGCGGTGGTGACGCTCGGCCCGCCGGTAATGGTCAACCCGTTGCTGTTCACCACGGTGTTGCCGGCGGTGACGCTGTTGACGGTGATGTCGTCGGCCAGATCGAAGCTGACGTTGTCGCTGGCCGCGGTCTTGCTGACCACGATATTGCCGTCGGTGTTGTTGAGGTCGACGGACTCGCCCGGCGCCACGTTGCTGACGTTGGCGCCCTGCGCGCTGACGTTCCAGCCCGCGTTGGCGGTGGTGGCAACCGATTCGATCGCTTGGTTGGTCGCATACAACTGCGAGCCGTTGATCGCATCGGTCGAGCCACCCGACACCCGACCGGCGGCGACGTTGGTGATCGTCCGCTCCGCGCCGACCGCGCCGACGCTGACCGTGCTGGTCGGCGCGGTGCCCGCGTAGGTGTAGGCGGTTCCGGCGATGGTGTCACCGGTCGTCGCCACGACCGTGCCGGTGATCGAACCCGAACCCAGCGCCACGTCGCCCGCCTGGGTCGCGGCGGTCGCGCCGAAGCCCAGCGCGGTCGCGCTGTCGGTGGTCGCGGTCGCGCCGACACCCGCGGCCAATGCGTTGACGCCGCTCGCGCCGTCGTTGTTGTAGTTGCCGCCGACCACGCCGTTGTCGTTGACGCTGTAGTAATGCGTGCGCACCGCGTCGGTGGCGTCGGTCAGCTGACTGACATTGACCGCGTCGGTGCCGGCCACGCCCGGCGCAACGTTGTTGATGACCAGGCCGCCGGCATTGATGCCGGAAGTGGTGACGCTCGGCCCGCCGGTGATGGTCAGGCCATTGCCGTTCACCACGGTGTTGCCGGCGGTGACGCTGTTGACGGTGATGTCGTCGGCCAGATCGAAGCTGACGTTGTCGCTGGCCGCGGTCTTGCTGACCACGATATTGCCGTCGGTGTTGTTCAGATCGACCGCTTCGCCCGGCGCCACGTTGCTGGCGTTGGCGCCCTGCGCGCTTACGTTCCAGCCCGCGTTGGCGGTGGCGGCGACCGATTCGATCGCTTGGTTGGTCGCATACAGCTGCGAACCGTTGATCGCATCGGTGGACGTATCGGAAATCCGTCCCGCCGCCACGTTGGTGATGGTCCGCTCGTTGCCGGCGCTACCGACGCTGACCGTGCTGGTCGGCGCGACGCCGGCGAAGTTATAGGTCGTGCCGTTGATCGTCGCGCTGGGCGTCGCAACGGCCGCCGCGGTCGTCGAACCCGAACCCAGCGCCACGTCGCGCGCATTGTTGGCCACCGCGGTGTCGCCGAACGCGACCGCGCCCGCCGCCAGCGCGCGGCTGGTGCTGCCGATGGCGACGCTGCCCTGGCCGACCACGGTGTTCTGGAAGCCGATACCGACCGCGCCCTGCGCCGCCGTGCCGGCCACGCCGACCGCCTGACCTCCGCCGCCGACCATGTTGGTGTTGCCGATGCCGATCGAGCCGTTGCCGGTGGCGGTGTTGTCCAGGCCCTGCGCCACCGCGCCGTTGCCGGTGGCGGTGTTCGGATCGCCGATCGCGACCGCGCCGTTGCCGCTGGCGAAGTTGCCCGAACCGACCGCGACCGCGCGACCGCCGGTGGCGGTGGAACCGCGGCCGATGGCGACGGCGTCATCGGCATCGGCGACGGATTCACCGCCGATGGCGATGGCGTTGGCGCCCGATGCGAGCGCGCCCAGGGCGGCATTGCCGCCGACGGCGATCGAACCGATGCCGGTGGCGCGCACCGCCGTGGCCGCGCTGCTGCCGCCCGAGCCGAGCGCTGTCGCGTATTCGGCCGCCGCGGTGGTCCGGGTGCCGACCGCCACCGCGTCCGCGCCGGTTGCGCGGCTCACAATGCCCATTGCGACAGCGCGATCCTGCGAAGCGGTCACGTCGGTGCCGATGGCGATGGAACCCGCCGACAAGGCGCCCGATCCGACCAACGTGCGCGCGCCCAGATTGATCGAATTGATCGCCGACGCGATCGACTGGAAGCCGATGGCGATGGCGTTGCGGCCGCCCGCGTTGGCGCTGCTGCCTTGCGCGATGGCATCCAGCGCCGAAGCGTTCGCCTGGGTACCCAGGGCGATCGCGTTGCCCACGCTCGCATTCGCGTTCAGGCCGATCGACGTCGTCGCGTTGCTCGCCACGCCGATGCCCGCGTTGGTGCCGATGGCGATATTGTCGTTGCCGCTGACCAGGCTGCCGGCTGCGGCATCCAAGGTGGCATCGTAGGCGACCGTGCCGTCGCCCGTGCCGAAGGCGACGTTGCGCGTTCCGGTAACGCCCGAACCCGCGCCGCGCATCGCGCTCGCGACGCCTGCGCCCACGGCGCTGTTCTGCGCGCCGCTGACCAGCGTGCCGGCGGCGACACCCATTGCGACCGAGCCGGTATTGGCGGTGGTCGAGCCCGCGCCGGCACCCTGGCCGACCGCGACGGTGCTGGTTCCCGTAGCGATCGCCTGCGCTCCCAGCGCAAGCGAACTGTTCCCGTCCGCACGAGCGGCGTTGCCGAGCGCGGTGGCTGCGTCGTTGGTTGCCGTCGCCAACCGGCCGCCGGCGAAGGTATTGACGCCGCTGGCATTGGCGCCAGAACCGATCGCGGCGGAATTGCCGCCGCTGGCATTGGCGAAAGAACCCACGGCGCTGGCGCCGACTCCGGTGACATTGGCCGACGCGCCCACCGCGGTCGCATTGGTGGCGCTCGCGACCGTGCCACTGCCGAGCGCGCTGGAATTGATCCCGCTGGCTGCCGCGGTGTTGCCGACGGCCGCGCCACCATCGGCGCTGGCATTGGCGGCAGTGCCTACCGCAACGGTGGAATTGGCGAGAGAACGCGAGTTGACGCCGATCGCGATGGCGTTGGGTACCGCCGGAGTGCCGACAACGCCCGCGAGCGCGCCCTGGCCGAATGCGATGGATTGGTTGCCCACGGCCCTGGCTTGAAAGCCGATGGCCACGGTCCTGCTGGAACTGGCCTCCACGTCCGTGCCGAGGGCGATGGCGCTTTCGGCCAACGCGCCGGTCCCGGCAGCAGTGCGAGCGCCCAGATAAATGGAATTGACTCCGGCGGCAGTGGCTCCGGCGCCAACAGATACGCCATTGAACGCCGAACTGGCGGCGCCGCTGCCCATCGCGACCGCGCCCTCCGCCGCGGCAGCCGCTCGCACGCCCACGGCGACGCCGCTAAGTCCGGAGGCTCTCGACTGCACGCCGATACCGATGCCCCCCGAGCCGCTTGCGGTGACATCCGTACCGATAGCGATCGCCGATTCCCCGGTCGCTCCGGTTCCTGGAGCGGTGCGCGCGCCCAGGTAAATGGAATTGGTCGCGCCGGCAATGGCTTGGTAGCCCACAGCCGTGGCATTCAGCCCCGTGCTGCTGGCGCTATAGCCGACGGCGGTGGCTCCGCCCGCGGTCGCCTGGGACTGAAAACCCGCGCACATCGCGCTGCCGCTGTAGTAGTTGTACGGCGCCGTGGCGCAGTTCACCTGGGCCTGCGCCGAGGGCGCCCATCCCGTTGCGCCCAGCGCCAGCAGCGCGGTCACGACGCCCGCGCTCAGGCTCGCGGCCGATCGCGCGGCCTCGCGCCGGCCGCGCGATGCCTTGCCGCCGCCTCCGGCCAACTCGGACGCGACCACCAGCTGCCCGAGCGATCGGCTCCATACAACGCTATAGATTTTATTCATTGCTGGTTTCCCCAGTGACAAGCCCATGCGACGGCCTGTGGGATGAAGGTGATATGGCGTTGCTCGTGAACCCTTTCGACGACGATCGCGACGATCCGCCCTGGGCGGTCGACCGCGATCCATCGATACGGCGCGGCGTCGGTCGTGCGGTGGGTTTCACCATCGCGCCGGTCGATGCGCGGTTCGGACCGTGGCCTCGCGCGAACGTCGGCGATGCGGATGGATCGCGACGGCGGCGCGCGGCGGATCGTCCGGTCGCGGCCATAAGCCGCCGACACCCTCGCTGCGATTCGGCGCGAATGTCCGCGCAGTCCGGGACATCGGCAACGCCGATTGCACCGCCCGCCGCGAATACTTGATCGGCCATCCGCGCTGACCCATGGCGCTGCGCGTATCGATTGAATGCTCCATGCACTGCCCGTTCCGATGGCGGTCCGACGCGCGCGTCCGGTGTTGTTCGAAGGCGCGTATCTGATCGGTTGTGGCGAACACTAGCGAGCGCAATTCGCGATTACACGCACAAGGCTTCACGAATAATTTCCGGCGACGGGCGTCGCGAGCGTCGGCGACGAGACATCCAGCCGACTCGCCGTGAGCGATGACCGATCGCGCTGTGTTCGACCGCACGAAGCCGGCGCCAGTGGCGGCGCGATCGTTGCGTCGCGCAGACGATCGCGGCCGCGCGCTTCGCCGCTCCGATCCATGCGAGCGAAGCCGCCGACGCGATCGGCCTGCCCGCAGGCGCCGCGTGTCGAGGTACGCATGCCCGATTATTTCCAATGCTCACCACGGGTGAGAAATCGGGCCGACACAATCCGCGCGGCGTGCTCGACCCGGCAAGCGTCAAAAAAGAGCGACGGCCATCGCGATTACTCGTTGACGCACGCAACTCCCGGTTGCCGCGTCACATCCCGGTGCTACGCTGGCTACCGGTGGCCAATCAAGCAACGAAGCCATCGCGCCGCGCCCGCCGCATCGGACGCGAGCGCCGGAAGGGATGAGTCCAGCCGCCGTCCAGCGGTCCGTCCCGCAGCCATCCACCGCGCCCTGGTAGCAACCGCAACGATGACCGTCCGCGAATCGTCCCCATCCCCTTGGCATGGTTTCATCGACTGGATGCAACGCGTGCCCACCCGCGCCGCGCGCGACCGACGCAACGCAGTGACGCTGCAAGCGATACTCGCCGTCATCGCCGCCAGCACCCTGGTCATGGCGATCGCATCGTGCGCCGCCATGGCCGACACCAGCGGCGTCGCCGACAACGGCTTGATGCTGATCGTCAGCGCGTACGCGTGGTTGTGCTTCTGCCTGCTGCGGCACGGATTTTTCCGTCTGTCGACCAGCCTCACCGTGATCGGCGGCCTGATCCTGATGGGCATGAGCTATCACGCCTACGGATTGCGGGCGCAGTCGGGGCTGCAGATCACCCAGCTATTGCCTCTGCTGTGTTCGGGATTGTTCCTGGGCCGGGCCGCGGCGTGGTGGACGGCGCTGGCCAACGCGGCGGCGCTGGCGATAGGCGCGCATACCGATCTGCAACTGGCGACCGATTCCATGCAGGCCTCCGACGCCTTGGCCAATCTGCTTCTGGCCGGCATGAATTTCCTGGTGCTGGCGACGATCCTGGATCGTCTGATCCTGTCGTCGCAGCGCGCGATCAATCGCAGCGAAGAACTCAACGAACTCTGCCTGGAGCTCCGGCATCAGGTCGAAGAGAAAGAACGCGCCTACGAACGCCTGCTGCAAACCCAGAAGATGGAAACCATCGGCCGGCTGTCGACCGGCATCGCCCACGACTTCAACGCCATCCTCAGCGTGATCCTGGGCCATGCGACCTCGGTGGGCAGGCGCGGCGGTTCCATCGACGCGGTGCTGCCCGGCATCCGTCAGGCGGCGCGCAGCGGCGCCACCCTCACCCGGCGCCTGCTGAGTTTCAGCCGGCCCCATGTCAGGGAGATATCCACCTTCGATCTCGCTCAGGCCATCGACGAAGTGCGGCCGTTGATCCTGCCGATGTTCCCGCGCGGCATCGAGGTATCGCTGGACACCTCCGCCTGCGGCCTGCTGATCCGCGCGGACCGCGACGAACTGGTGCTGGCATTGTTGAACATCGCCAGCAACGCCTGCGATGCCATGCCGCGGGGCGGCCGCTTCGTGCTGTCCGTCCAAGCCGATGGCGATCATGCGTTCCTGCGGCTGGAAGACAGCGGGATCGGCATGGCGCCGGAGGTGCTCGCGCGGCTGTTCGAGCCGTTCTTCACCACCAAGCCCAAGGACCAGGGAACCGGCATCGGCATGGCGACCGTGCATCGCTTCGTGACCGACCACGGCGGCGAAATACACGCCGACAGCGCTCCCGGTCAGGGCACGCGCATCCGTATCCGATTGCCGCTGGCGAAATCCGGATGCGATGACGAGCACTCAAGCGCGGATGAGGCCGGCGCGCGGATCACGCGGCCGCGCTCGGATGCGGGCGATCGCGACCATGCGCCGCCCACGATCGTCGAACCGGCGATCGCCGGCTGTCGCGTCATCGGCTCCTGAGCGCCGCGGCGCCGCGACCAGCGGTACCCGCGATCAGTCGGGATTCTTCCGCGCCCAGGTGGGCTCCTGGCTGGTGCCGAACTGGGTGCCGCCGACCAGGGCCAGCAAACCCAGCGCGGTGGCCAGGATCAGAATCCACGGCCGCAGATACCAGGGCTGCGGATTGAGAATCTTCAGGCTGGCCGAATCCGCCGACCATCGCCCGCCCTGGCTGCGCGCCTGCACTTCGAACAGATGCTCTCCCCACGGCACCGACGTGTACACGATGCTGCGGTTCTGTCCCGCGTCCACCCAGTCGTGATCGAACCCGAGAAGACGAAAGCGGTAACGCGTTTCCCAAGGCCGGCTTAGGTTGATGGCGCTGTAGTGGATTTCCAGACTGCGCGCGAATGGCTGCAAGGTCAGCGACGATCCGACGATCTTCTGGCCGCGTCCGGCGACCGCCACCTCCTCGATGTGCGGCTTGAGCGGCACCGGCTGGACATCGGCCAGAACCGCCGGATCGATCACGGCGAATCCCTCCACCAGGGAAAACCACAGCCGGCCCCGCGTATCGCGGTGACAGGCGCTCGAATGGCCGCCGTTGATCTCGGCCGGGATCAATCCGTCGCTCGCGGTGTAGCCGACCGACTCGATCTGCGCCGCGTCCGCCCGCGGCGTCGGCAACAAGGTCACGCCGCGATTGCCGCCCAGCCACAGACGTCCCTGACCGTCGGGCAGGATGCACGACACGGTATCGTCGAACAGGCCGTTCTGGCTGTCGTAACGGCGCACCCGACCGTTGTGGATGCGATTGAGTCCGCCGCCGTAGGTGCCCACCCACAGCGTGGCCGCGGCCCGGTCTTCGTACAGCGCGCGCGCGAAGCGCGAGGACAAACCTTCGCGAGGCGTCCACCGCTCGACCACTTGCTCATCGATCAAGCGCAACACACCGCGGTCGCCGACGAACCAGTGGCCGCCGCGCGCGGCCGCGACGACGTTGTTGATGCTCATGCCCTGCAAGGCCTCGATGC
This genomic interval carries:
- a CDS encoding DUF4019 domain-containing protein; the protein is MKRITTTVAMALCILSGAAIAQGQAQAPRSAPAPQQAAARDIDPNTLANSALQILQAIDRDQAGVLWDNASAVTKRTARRDEFVGHVGKTRKPLGAANSRNWIAVRRELVTDGGQLPAGLYASIEFSSQFQSKRLAKELVSLRRDEDGMWRFSGYVIQ
- a CDS encoding OmpA family protein; translation: MKHRAPRVRAGRDIRTRADRSTLSWSNDPDESEHCPAARRQARRPAAISHSEESPMQANRFAGAAIVCSIAIGLLSACGTRHVSRDISADGVPAEVVFPAKERAILKEGTFPNVESLRQVAAGVTKEQLYHLLGRPHFREGYAGVREWDYLFHFRRDGGVTTCQYKVIFDRNYLARSFYWLPQDCGDLLREPVAAAPPSAPPAAAPRRFSLSADALFAFGQSGRGDLQSSGRAEIARIAAELRDAKGLRNVRVIGHTDSIGSEQANQALSQRRAQTVRGLLIDEGVPARSISAEGRGESEPVIGDCDARAERAALIACLQPNRRVEIVADVEQ